In Salmo salar chromosome ssa03, Ssal_v3.1, whole genome shotgun sequence, a single genomic region encodes these proteins:
- the LOC106595384 gene encoding calcium-regulated heat stable protein 1: MSSETKPIQGSVSPCSTTPPLTSRSPGSPVSPVSPGSLCPPASRHRDRSPSPMRGYLIPSPLPTRRTRTCSAAERAAEGPSFSGVCKCFSRTKGHGFITPADGGSDIFVHISDIEGEYVPMEGDEVSYKVCSIPPKYQKVQAVDVTITHLNPGSKHETWGGALLSSP; the protein is encoded by the exons ATGTCTTCTGAAACAAAGCCCATCCAGGGGTCAGTATCCCCATGCTCTACGACCCCTCCCCTGACCTCCAGGTCCCCTGGCTCCCCGGTCTCTCCGGTGTCCCCTGGGTCCCTGTGCCCGCCAGCCTCCCGGCACCGAGACCGTTCCCCCTCCCCCATGAGAGGTTACCTCATACCCAGCCCCCTGCCAACCAGACGTACTAGGACCTGCTCCGC gGCGGAGCGTGCAGCGGAGGGTCCTTCGTTCAGCGGCGTATGTAAGTGTTTCTCTCGGACAAAAGGACACGGCTTCATCACACCAGCCGACGGAGGCAGCGACATCTTTGTCCACATCTCAGA tATCGAGGGGGAATACGTGCCAATGGAAGGAGATGAGGTGAGCTATAAGGTGTGCTCCATCCCTCCCAAGTACCAGAAGGTCCAGGCGGTGGATGTCACCATCACCCACCTCAACCCAGGATCGAAGCACGAGACCTGGGGTGGGGCGCTGCTCAGCTCCCCCTGA